The following are from one region of the Ruficoccus sp. ZRK36 genome:
- a CDS encoding DEAD/DEAH box helicase family protein: MSEPFFEHPILNSPYGYPSRHWELDSEGQPTQRIIDSRRIADFMTPIPKAKKRKGKSEQRELVMDEGEGISTVEQQYTKTNINSLRKRVNEWRRIADPAQWKVTPETARLLQHWRHHAFNDIRPFFCQVEAVETLIWLTEVAPKEGNIGKGFLDHLNRANQNANPELLRTALKLATGAGKTTVMAMIIAWQTINAVRRPTSKHYTRGFLVVAPGITIRDRLRVLLPNDTESYYKNRELVPPDMLKELGKAKIVITNYHSFKLRERMELSKGNRALLQGHGDALNTLETEGQMLQRVMPDLMGMKNVMVLNDEAHHCYREKPGEDDTSDLKGEEKKEAEKNNEAARLWISGLETVKRKLGLNRVVDLSATPFFLRGSGYAEGTLFPWTVSDFSLMDAIECGIVKLPRVPIADNIPGGDMPMFRNLWEHIKKKMPKKGRGTGATLDPESLPTPLKTALEALYGHYEQTFELWEKKKLGVPPCFIVVCNNTATSKLVYDYISGYEPEEDSTKPTIRGRLPLFDNFNEHGEPLSRPNTLLIDSEQLESGDALDDNFRKVASTEIERFRYEIVERTGNQDAANNLTDQDLLREVMNTVGKPGKLGASIRCVVSVSMLTEGWDANTVTHVLGVRAFGTQLLCEQVIGRALRRQSYNLNEKGLFDVEYADVLGIPFDFTAKPVVAPPQPPRKTTHVHAVRPDRDALKISFPRVSGYRVELPSERLSADFNEGSTLELTPDLVGATRTESRGIIGEGVDLNLVHTGDLRRSTLLLNLTQRLLYTKYRDPGDEPKLHLFGQLKRVTREWLDEYLDCKGGTYPAQLMYQEIADMACERIAAAISRAGMKSQGERIIKALLDPYNPTGSTSQVSFRTSKEDLYQTAVNRCHVNWVVLDSDWEAEFCRVAENHPQVLAYVKNHNLGLEVPYRFHAENRKYIPDFIVLVDDGHGPENPLHLIVEIKGYRREDAKEKKSTMDSYWVPGVNNHGIYGRWAFAEFTDVWEMQDDFEKKVSGFFDEMIKHATSDGPNSTPIETHQNA; the protein is encoded by the coding sequence ATGTCAGAGCCCTTTTTCGAGCATCCCATTCTCAACTCCCCCTACGGATATCCCTCCCGCCATTGGGAGTTGGATTCGGAAGGACAGCCCACTCAGAGGATAATCGATAGCCGTCGTATCGCGGACTTCATGACTCCCATCCCCAAGGCTAAGAAGCGAAAGGGGAAATCTGAGCAGCGAGAACTCGTCATGGATGAAGGCGAGGGTATTTCCACCGTTGAACAGCAGTACACGAAAACAAACATCAATTCACTGCGTAAACGCGTAAATGAGTGGCGTAGAATCGCTGACCCCGCCCAATGGAAAGTAACACCTGAAACCGCTCGGCTTCTCCAGCACTGGCGGCATCACGCCTTCAACGACATCCGCCCTTTCTTTTGTCAGGTCGAGGCGGTCGAAACTCTAATCTGGTTAACTGAGGTCGCCCCCAAGGAGGGAAACATCGGCAAGGGCTTTCTCGACCACCTAAATCGAGCCAACCAAAATGCGAACCCTGAACTGCTGCGCACAGCCCTGAAACTCGCTACCGGTGCAGGCAAGACGACTGTCATGGCGATGATTATCGCCTGGCAGACCATCAATGCCGTTCGTCGTCCAACCAGTAAACACTATACACGGGGATTTTTAGTCGTGGCACCGGGCATCACCATTCGGGACCGACTGCGTGTACTGCTCCCCAATGACACCGAGAGCTATTACAAGAACCGGGAGTTGGTCCCGCCCGATATGCTCAAGGAACTCGGTAAGGCCAAGATCGTCATCACAAATTATCACTCCTTTAAATTGCGTGAACGTATGGAGTTGTCGAAAGGCAACCGGGCTTTACTCCAGGGACATGGTGATGCGCTGAACACATTGGAGACGGAGGGGCAGATGCTCCAGCGAGTCATGCCCGATCTGATGGGCATGAAGAATGTGATGGTACTCAACGATGAAGCTCACCATTGCTATCGCGAAAAGCCAGGAGAGGATGACACTTCAGACTTGAAGGGCGAGGAAAAGAAAGAAGCGGAGAAAAACAACGAGGCTGCACGTCTATGGATCAGTGGGCTTGAAACCGTGAAGCGCAAGCTTGGGCTCAATCGGGTTGTTGACCTTTCTGCGACTCCCTTTTTTCTGCGTGGTTCGGGTTATGCCGAGGGCACACTGTTCCCATGGACGGTTTCTGACTTTTCCCTCATGGATGCCATTGAGTGTGGTATCGTCAAGCTGCCCCGTGTTCCCATTGCCGATAACATCCCCGGTGGCGACATGCCCATGTTCCGTAATCTGTGGGAACACATCAAAAAGAAGATGCCGAAGAAGGGTCGGGGCACGGGTGCCACCCTCGACCCAGAAAGCCTGCCTACGCCCCTTAAAACAGCCCTCGAAGCGCTCTACGGTCACTACGAGCAGACCTTTGAACTATGGGAGAAAAAGAAGCTGGGGGTACCTCCCTGCTTCATTGTTGTCTGTAACAACACCGCGACCTCCAAGCTCGTTTACGACTATATCTCAGGTTACGAGCCTGAGGAAGATTCAACCAAGCCGACAATCCGAGGCAGGCTGCCTCTATTTGACAACTTCAACGAGCACGGGGAGCCCCTGTCTCGCCCCAACACGCTCCTCATCGATAGCGAACAGCTGGAGTCCGGAGATGCGCTTGACGATAACTTCAGAAAAGTGGCGTCTACTGAGATCGAACGCTTTAGGTATGAAATTGTTGAACGAACTGGCAATCAGGATGCTGCCAACAATTTGACGGATCAGGACCTCCTGCGTGAGGTTATGAACACCGTTGGAAAGCCGGGGAAACTGGGAGCGTCGATTCGCTGTGTCGTTTCCGTATCCATGCTGACGGAAGGTTGGGATGCAAATACCGTTACCCACGTACTCGGTGTCCGCGCCTTTGGTACGCAATTGCTTTGCGAGCAGGTGATTGGTCGCGCATTGCGTCGCCAATCCTACAACCTCAACGAGAAGGGACTTTTCGATGTCGAGTATGCGGATGTTTTGGGCATTCCCTTTGACTTTACGGCAAAGCCCGTGGTTGCTCCACCGCAACCCCCACGTAAAACGACACATGTCCATGCGGTCCGCCCGGATCGGGATGCTTTGAAGATCAGCTTCCCCAGGGTATCTGGCTACCGCGTAGAGCTACCTTCGGAACGCTTGAGCGCGGATTTTAATGAAGGCTCGACGCTGGAGCTTACACCGGACCTCGTCGGGGCAACGAGAACCGAGTCTCGTGGTATTATCGGCGAAGGGGTTGACCTCAATCTCGTGCATACTGGTGATCTGCGCAGGTCCACTTTGCTGCTGAATCTTACCCAGCGACTCCTCTACACCAAATACCGCGATCCCGGCGATGAGCCCAAGCTGCACCTATTTGGTCAATTAAAGCGAGTCACACGTGAATGGCTAGACGAATATCTGGATTGCAAGGGCGGTACCTATCCAGCCCAGCTCATGTATCAGGAGATAGCAGATATGGCCTGTGAGCGTATCGCGGCAGCGATATCCCGAGCAGGCATGAAGTCGCAGGGAGAGCGCATCATCAAAGCGCTACTGGACCCCTACAATCCCACTGGATCGACATCACAGGTCAGCTTCAGAACATCCAAAGAAGACCTCTACCAGACAGCGGTAAACCGGTGTCACGTGAACTGGGTCGTACTCGACAGCGATTGGGAGGCTGAGTTCTGCCGGGTCGCAGAGAACCACCCACAGGTGCTGGCTTACGTGAAAAATCACAATCTAGGCCTTGAGGTCCCGTACCGCTTCCATGCTGAGAACCGTAAATACATCCCGGACTTCATCGTTCTTGTCGATGATGGGCACGGCCCGGAAAACCCGCTCCACCTGATTGTCGAGATCAAGGGTTACCGCCGTGAGGACGCCAAGGAAAAGAAATCCACCATGGACAGCTACTGGGTCCCTGGCGTTAACAATCACGGTATCTATGGCCGCTGGGCATTCGCTGAATTTACCGACGTCTGGGAAATGCAGGACGATTTTGAGAAAAAGGTATCGGGATTTTTTGACGAGATGATAAAACACGCCACCTCGGATGGGCCAAACAGTACGCCAATCGAAACGCATCAAAATGCCTGA
- a CDS encoding ATP-binding protein yields MPDTPANLKLRIFISSVQKELTEERMQLKVLLGSDPFLLRHTVPMLFEKYPAALRPDDQAYLKLLAKCQIYVLIIGKEYGTVAKGGLSATHLEYDFAQQRQMPTLVCVKGDRSFHREKKEDDFFDKVCHDAHTYSRFNNINELQDVVRERLIEHINENYELTPSRDDKAIAEATLSVASLFDRQRVLRPLKDLKTAHLTSLAQALDPESRKTLKPAEREQLLLSRGYIWFDNKEGASHPTAAGMMLSAKDPTAEFPQARVQLDIYKGKTRNDEAVIAQPIHQNIPDAIDTIVATIYQNTRKTPRVVGLKRLELPEYPEVALREALVNALAHRDYEDQSQRVFVEVFFDRIVVTNPGKPVGHPSMKKLEEGKARSRSRNPLISQGLVFLKRMEERGTGIRRMRGAMLDYGLDAPHVELDEDRFVLTLPGPAEHLDRIKAPVAETEALPASVTDELNKRQQGILELAIRSGEVTNRQVQESFEVARDTAHRDLTILCELNLLLKEGSGRSTHYTPVSRES; encoded by the coding sequence ATGCCTGATACCCCCGCCAACTTAAAGCTTCGGATCTTTATCAGCTCTGTCCAGAAGGAGCTGACGGAGGAGCGTATGCAGTTGAAGGTGCTCCTCGGCTCAGATCCGTTTTTGCTCCGGCATACCGTTCCTATGCTTTTTGAGAAGTATCCGGCTGCCCTCAGACCAGACGATCAGGCTTACCTCAAGCTGCTGGCAAAGTGTCAGATTTACGTCCTCATTATCGGAAAAGAATATGGTACCGTAGCCAAAGGTGGGCTCTCGGCAACTCATCTTGAGTATGACTTTGCGCAACAGCGTCAGATGCCGACTCTAGTCTGTGTCAAAGGTGATCGTAGCTTCCATCGAGAGAAGAAGGAGGATGATTTCTTTGATAAGGTCTGCCATGATGCCCACACCTACAGTCGTTTCAACAATATCAACGAATTGCAGGACGTCGTCCGGGAAAGGCTCATTGAGCACATAAATGAAAACTACGAGCTAACGCCTTCCAGAGACGACAAGGCAATTGCCGAGGCTACCTTATCAGTGGCATCGCTCTTTGATCGGCAGCGCGTGCTCCGCCCGCTGAAAGACCTCAAGACTGCCCATCTGACATCACTTGCTCAGGCACTTGATCCCGAGTCACGCAAGACGCTGAAGCCTGCTGAACGCGAACAGTTGCTCTTGAGCCGTGGATATATATGGTTCGACAACAAAGAAGGGGCATCGCACCCGACCGCTGCCGGGATGATGTTATCAGCCAAGGACCCGACCGCAGAGTTCCCGCAAGCACGCGTTCAGCTTGATATCTATAAGGGCAAAACCCGCAATGATGAGGCGGTAATCGCACAACCCATTCACCAGAACATCCCTGACGCTATTGATACGATAGTCGCAACCATTTATCAGAATACTCGAAAGACGCCGCGAGTCGTGGGGCTGAAAAGGCTGGAACTTCCTGAATACCCGGAGGTCGCCCTACGCGAAGCACTCGTGAATGCGTTGGCACACCGTGACTACGAGGATCAGTCTCAACGTGTCTTCGTCGAAGTCTTCTTTGATCGGATTGTGGTGACAAACCCGGGCAAGCCAGTTGGTCACCCTTCAATGAAGAAGCTCGAGGAAGGTAAGGCTCGTTCACGGTCTCGCAACCCCCTGATTTCTCAAGGCTTGGTGTTCTTGAAACGAATGGAAGAACGCGGTACCGGCATCCGTCGTATGCGGGGGGCGATGCTGGATTATGGGCTCGACGCGCCACATGTCGAACTCGATGAAGATCGCTTTGTGCTGACGCTGCCTGGCCCCGCAGAACACCTCGACCGCATTAAGGCACCTGTTGCGGAAACCGAAGCGCTGCCCGCATCCGTTACCGATGAGCTGAACAAACGTCAGCAAGGGATTCTCGAACTAGCCATACGGAGTGGCGAGGTGACCAATCGTCAGGTTCAGGAGAGTTTTGAGGTAGCTCGGGATACTGCCCACCGTGATCTGACCATTTTGTGCGAACTCAACCTATTACTGAAAGAAGGAAGTGGGCGCTCAACTCATTATACTCCCGTAAGCCGTGAAAGCTAA